In Anaerolineae bacterium, the following proteins share a genomic window:
- a CDS encoding extracellular solute-binding protein, which yields MSHLKIHRWALALTIIIVLALAACKPRPAAPTPSPAGFMEELAAKAKAEGGIINTYGMPETWANYGGIFAEFKKRYGITQHDIDMGSAVVLSRMTEENASKNDVADLKPSFAAKLAERGLTMPYKVSCWDKLPEGQKGEGKDGSIWYAAYKGTLGWIVNTNIVKKVPRTWAELKDPALKGLVSYLDPRATGTGVNTVEAAAYAVSGDPYNYKAGAEFLAELHRAGIIATVDPKVDVSKFQRGEVAILINFDYNLLKWKEDLGVPAEVVIPADGTIASGGGVVAARNAPHPNTAKLFLEFLLCGDGQRLYAEAFVSPMNPDVQLPPHIAAKFPPKEQYAKVVFIDYAKDAAISEDLKAAWAAAVGAK from the coding sequence ATGTCGCATCTAAAAATACATCGTTGGGCTCTGGCCCTAACCATAATAATCGTTCTGGCGCTGGCAGCCTGCAAGCCGCGTCCTGCTGCTCCCACTCCTTCACCGGCTGGTTTCATGGAAGAGCTCGCTGCCAAGGCCAAAGCAGAAGGCGGGATAATCAACACTTACGGCATGCCCGAGACATGGGCCAACTATGGCGGGATCTTCGCCGAGTTCAAGAAGCGTTACGGTATTACTCAGCACGACATTGACATGGGCTCCGCCGTGGTCCTTTCCCGGATGACCGAGGAAAATGCCAGCAAGAACGATGTGGCGGACCTCAAGCCTTCCTTCGCTGCCAAACTGGCCGAGAGAGGGTTGACCATGCCCTACAAAGTCTCCTGCTGGGACAAGCTTCCTGAGGGCCAGAAAGGCGAAGGGAAGGATGGCTCCATCTGGTATGCCGCCTATAAAGGTACCCTGGGGTGGATCGTCAATACCAATATTGTGAAGAAAGTCCCCAGAACCTGGGCCGAGCTCAAGGACCCCGCCCTCAAAGGTTTGGTCAGCTACCTGGATCCCCGGGCAACAGGCACCGGAGTTAACACGGTAGAGGCTGCAGCTTATGCTGTCTCGGGGGATCCTTACAACTACAAGGCCGGGGCAGAGTTCCTGGCTGAGCTCCACCGGGCCGGCATCATCGCCACCGTTGACCCGAAGGTGGATGTATCCAAATTCCAGCGAGGCGAGGTGGCCATCCTAATCAACTTTGATTACAACCTCCTCAAGTGGAAAGAAGACCTGGGTGTTCCAGCAGAGGTGGTCATTCCCGCCGATGGGACTATTGCCTCCGGTGGTGGTGTAGTGGCAGCCCGCAATGCTCCTCACCCCAATACTGCCAAACTTTTCCTGGAATTCCTCCTCTGTGGCGATGGGCAGAGGCTCTACGCAGAAGCCTTCGTCTCACCTATGAATCCCGACGTCCAGTTACCACCCCATATTGCGGCCAAGTTCCCGCCCAAGGAGCAGTATGCCAAGGTGGTTTTCATTGATTACGCTAAGGACGCCGCCATTTCCGAAGACCTGAAGGCTGCCTGGGCTGCTGCGGTCGGTGCCAAATAA